The Pseudomonadota bacterium genome contains the following window.
TATGGCCTCAGGTCTGGTGCCGAAAACAAGAAGTATTTTTTTCATAGTTCTCCAAAATGAATATATATAATCAGACTAACAAATACGTTTTGTTAAAGTTTTGCAATATATAGTAAATCTTCGCCTTCCAATAATGCATCGGATAGATAAAATGCATCTTTTTGAAAACGTTTTTTTGTTTTATTTCTAATAAGCCATTTAATAAAGGGATAAATAACCTTCCACTTTTTAACCTTTCTATTTGCTTCTATTTTCTCAATAGTGAATCCATATTTTTTCAGAATATATTTAATCTCCCCATAAAAAACAGGATTTATATGCTGATGATCATAGTCATCTAATTTATGCCTGGATTCTTCAGTAATCGAGCCGTAATACTTAAAATAATCGAGGTAACTGTAAAACAGGAACCTTATTCTTGATTTTATTGACATCACATTCGGCGTGCTAAGAACAAGGTAGCCGTTTGTTTTAAGCACCCTTGAACACTCCCTTATCAGATGGTGAGAGTTTTCTATATGTTCTATCCCTTCAATGCATATAACAAAATCAAACATTCTATCTTTATAAGGCAATGAATGATTAAGATTAAGCTGCACCACCCTCTTGTTTCTGTAAAGTATATTTTCACCCTCAAGATCACCTAAAAATACTGTAAATCCCATACTTTCAAGTTTCTTTGACAGTGCTCCCTGGCCGGAAGGAATATCAAGCACAACGCCTTTGTTCATCCCCTCCATAAAATTTAAAATATGTTCAGTAGTACCTTGCAAGGCATAGCTTTTAAGCTCATTCATAATTGTGATCCTCTATTTAAATCAAAACAATACGACTTCATTTACCGCTGATTTTTAAGCCTTCTATGTAGAGAGACGGGGAACCGCATGTACCGTAAAACCTTAAATCGTTCCCGACCTCTTTCACATTGCTCAGCAATTCAAAGATGTTTCCTGAAAAAATTACCCCTTTAAAGGGCCTTTTGCTGCCATTTTTGCATATATATCCTATCGCACCAAGGGAAAAGTCCCCGGTTACCGGATTTGCAGTATGCGTGCCCATAAGTTCCTCGATTATAACGCCATTTGTCAACTCACCTGTTACATCCCGCACACCTTTCTCAATGAAAAAGCTTCTTGGCGCACACCTCGGCGGTTCTTTCACCCCTCCCCGCGCACAATTGCCTGTAGACGGTACATTATATTTACGGCCGTAATAAACGTCGTAGAGAAATGCATCAAAATACCCGTTCTTTACAACAATGCTTTCACAAGAAGGGACTCCTTCGCCGTCAAAAGGGAAACTGTCTATTCCGTGTATACCGGAGTCTTTCATATTGATAATTTCAGAAAAGCACTTTGTTCCTCTCCTGCCCTTCAACATGGTTTTATCCTTATAAAGATTCTCTGAGAGAAAAGAGCCTGCGAGTATCCCCAGCATGTCAGAGGACGCCTGCGGGGTAAGTATCCCGTCATAAATACCTGTCTCAATCTGCTCGCTTGAAAGAAAAGAGACCGTCTTTCGGGCTGTATGTATCCCGAAGAGCTTTGCATCAATTTCATTCAACCGGTTGGACCACAGCCAGTCATACCATGAAACCTCATCTACATCCTTTGCTACCGCCATGGCAGAGAGCATATATAATGTCTTGCTGCCTTCTGTTGTTAAACCGTTGGAATTCATTATTTTTACCCGGATCTCAGCTTCCTGAAGCTCACAGTTCCTTGTAACAACAATCCTTTTATCATAGTCAATAATCGCCTTCTCCATCTCGATAAGCATAGCAACTTTGTGCATATCATCAGTTTTAAGGCCCTCGTTATCGTATATGTTCATGAAAGGGTAATCTTCATATTTCCCCGGAAAACCGGCGCTTTCATCTTTTTCCACATATGGCAAAAGAAAAACGCCATTTTCTATCAGTACCTCGATTGCGCTGTCGTCCCGGTCATATGTATAGGAAAAAACAAGTCTTTTATCCTTGATGCCTCGCAGTGCAATGCCTTCCTCTTCTTTGATCTCAACTCCGCACAACTGGGCATCTCTGGTTTCATATTTTTTTACTTTTTCTTTCAGGGAAAAAAGTTCATAACTGTCAAAGACCTTGCCGGCCCTGTCTTTTAACTTTTCATAATCCATTCAATTACCTCATTGTTGTTGGCTTTTCACTTTTAACCTTTTGCCTTTCGCCTTTAGCCTTTTGCCTTTAGCCTTTCACTATTCACTATCTACTATTCACTATTCACTGTTCTTACCATTGCTATTTCATCACATTCCGGAAATTTAGGACACTTTATACAATCAGACCATATCTTCTGTGGAAGCTCCCTTTTATCCACAGTCCGGAAACCGCATTTTTTAAAAAATTCCTCCTGGTATGTCAGGAGAAATATTTTGTCAATTTTAAAATCATAGGCCTCATCTATGCAGGCAGTAACAAGCTTTCTGCCGATACCCCTGCCCCTGAAGGACTCGGCAACACAGAGTGACCGTATTTCGGCAAGATCTTCCCAGCAGATATGGAGAGCGCCTGCACCGACAATAACCCCATTTTCCTCATAGACAAAGCAATCCCTCATGTTATCGTACAGCTCACCAAGGGATCTCGGCAGCATCTCCCCTTTTGAAGCAGAGAAATTTATGATGCTGTGGATCTGTTTTATATCCTTAATACCGGCTTTTCTCAGCATTATGCAACATCTCCTCTGACCTTAAAATTGTTCTTTCCGTAATCGCCGCTCCTCCGAGCATACGGGCAATTTCATTAACCCTCTCTGTTGTTGAAAGTTTCTTTATCATTGTCCTGGTGGCTTGCTTCCCCTGAACCTTCTCAACCAGGAAGTGATGATCTCCATACACTGCAATCTGGGGAAGGTGGGTTATACAAATTACCTGATGTTTTTTTGAAAGGTCTTTCAATCTTTTTCCCACCATATCGGCCACCCTTCCGCCAATGCCTGCATCAATTTCATCAAAAACAAGGGTTCGTTCCTCATCGCCCCCGATAACCCTCTTTATGGCAAGCATAATCCTCGACAACTCCCCGCCTGACGCTATCTTCCTTAATGGCTTGGGTTGCTCTCCAGGGTTTGTGCTTATCAGCAGCTCTATATCATCCCTGCCGTCTTCATCAATCATGCCCTTATCCGTCATCTCCACTTTGAATTGCATGCCCTTCATGGAGAGATAGCCAAGCTCATCTATAATTGCCTTTTCTATCCCCGGAGCCCCTTCCCTTCTTGCTGCGGACAGCTTGTCCGCAAGCTGCCCGATCCCGGCATCAAGTGAAATCTTCTTCTCCTCAAGCTCTTCAATATCATCGGAAATGCTTTTCAGATAGGCAAGCCTTTTTTGGGCCGTATCTTTATACATCATAATATCTGCATAGGTCTTTCCATATTTATTTTTAAGCGCATACAGCCTTGACAGCCTGTCATCGAGCCTTTGAAGCTCATCAGGATCATCATCCAGCATCTTTTCCATAGCCTTCATTTCCGATAAAACATCTTCAACAACAAAGGACATTGACTCGATTTTGACCTTCAATCCCTCTATTGCATCTATATCACCAAAGGGCTTCAAAAGCATAACAAAGGTGTTAAGCATTCCGTATACTGCGTTGTCGCCCTCATACATGCCTTCTCTGATCAACACAAGAACGTTCCGTATTTTCTCTGCGTCCTTTAACACCTTGAGTTTTTCTT
Protein-coding sequences here:
- the recN gene encoding DNA repair protein RecN; its protein translation is MLTFLKVTGFAIIDELQVEFEDGFNVITGETGAGKSIIINALSTLISAKASSEMVRSNAGQAEVIGHFFKEDEEYLLKRVINATGRSRALLNDNPVTLGRVDELGNALINIYGQNEFQHLLDKTSYIEMLDNILSLEGEGKSLAEKVREMKGITATLESKKREIEGRDKEIALLEFQIDEIERENLREGEEVEIKEKLKVLKDAEKIRNVLVLIREGMYEGDNAVYGMLNTFVMLLKPFGDIDAIEGLKVKIESMSFVVEDVLSEMKAMEKMLDDDPDELQRLDDRLSRLYALKNKYGKTYADIMMYKDTAQKRLAYLKSISDDIEELEEKKISLDAGIGQLADKLSAARREGAPGIEKAIIDELGYLSMKGMQFKVEMTDKGMIDEDGRDDIELLISTNPGEQPKPLRKIASGGELSRIMLAIKRVIGGDEERTLVFDEIDAGIGGRVADMVGKRLKDLSKKHQVICITHLPQIAVYGDHHFLVEKVQGKQATRTMIKKLSTTERVNEIARMLGGAAITERTILRSEEMLHNAEKSRY
- a CDS encoding methyltransferase domain-containing protein, with product MNELKSYALQGTTEHILNFMEGMNKGVVLDIPSGQGALSKKLESMGFTVFLGDLEGENILYRNKRVVQLNLNHSLPYKDRMFDFVICIEGIEHIENSHHLIRECSRVLKTNGYLVLSTPNVMSIKSRIRFLFYSYLDYFKYYGSITEESRHKLDDYDHQHINPVFYGEIKYILKKYGFTIEKIEANRKVKKWKVIYPFIKWLIRNKTKKRFQKDAFYLSDALLEGEDLLYIAKL
- a CDS encoding TldD/PmbA family protein codes for the protein MDYEKLKDRAGKVFDSYELFSLKEKVKKYETRDAQLCGVEIKEEEGIALRGIKDKRLVFSYTYDRDDSAIEVLIENGVFLLPYVEKDESAGFPGKYEDYPFMNIYDNEGLKTDDMHKVAMLIEMEKAIIDYDKRIVVTRNCELQEAEIRVKIMNSNGLTTEGSKTLYMLSAMAVAKDVDEVSWYDWLWSNRLNEIDAKLFGIHTARKTVSFLSSEQIETGIYDGILTPQASSDMLGILAGSFLSENLYKDKTMLKGRRGTKCFSEIINMKDSGIHGIDSFPFDGEGVPSCESIVVKNGYFDAFLYDVYYGRKYNVPSTGNCARGGVKEPPRCAPRSFFIEKGVRDVTGELTNGVIIEELMGTHTANPVTGDFSLGAIGYICKNGSKRPFKGVIFSGNIFELLSNVKEVGNDLRFYGTCGSPSLYIEGLKISGK
- a CDS encoding N-acetyltransferase is translated as MLRKAGIKDIKQIHSIINFSASKGEMLPRSLGELYDNMRDCFVYEENGVIVGAGALHICWEDLAEIRSLCVAESFRGRGIGRKLVTACIDEAYDFKIDKIFLLTYQEEFFKKCGFRTVDKRELPQKIWSDCIKCPKFPECDEIAMVRTVNSE